One Heptranchias perlo isolate sHepPer1 chromosome 5, sHepPer1.hap1, whole genome shotgun sequence DNA window includes the following coding sequences:
- the LOC137321753 gene encoding uncharacterized protein isoform X2 produces MGVLVGITLVLTVFITNTWTQRSPPPGLLQSSCFGRLFWIRLDASFLQDKSWTLGVTDPTGKVYPLTSPFATECGYTVSEDPFGNVVLRASVLACLVVNEGDDLFRLTVQIWIAAIGHMERASTYFHTMTCSYFPWQVREILCEQNYMEVSVQRIIPGIENDYNEDWVAAVPLAQEAENSVWQVVFHLPEGTKTMTVNETLGAHYRIDTTVSRLLLRAPYNATEAEQLMVENVPISSIRSTTFYKQEWMIILIDTAVACPTDGITFTENKITWRIPRRIPSLSFPEEQFYDDSIVMGVNNVVLKPDTIAEMNYTLSYNDTNIVVTIPIGAEGGYYKSHIAHGQYGILYYIELFVEHQWKLTKYTVIHPVATPFMLQPPIVTNNTIPAKRVFNITLESFLPDVELVTLTVGTQMVTVDQADQMGFKIYETILPNDTKAYILEVPFENVNVKQEHLHSDIRRYTLNVIYTFNIIPENELFIQDVEIMCEVADIVLPKATGFCDKKTMYLLVTHGNLVHYWLPFIGKMLVTPQSAHDYGYLIVDNTTHILFGVPLSAMGVIYEELSLRGIVARLNLTLKDKSTLRIEIHFSVSCSFPAVDLAVCFPNGTMVVTAVVDTLPDLDPSKLVLRDGKCQPREFDHNKALFQFHVDSCGTTRTIKGNYLIYENEVSYPRELIPVDFPVITRDPDYRLTVSCRYQINNTLALGFVKGYQKGTGHNSTANRLQIVRGHKKPRHTLNLHSRIYKSADYLDFYKDDEYPVVVNWTESLYFEVELLNHKDPQMDLLLDHCWMTTTPDHNSPPEWHIIQAGCENKEEMFVAVFHPVPNRIQDSQHLKRFEVKTLKLSPAEQTVLPKKVYFHCSVGICANKQQATNYSCNGQCIPGKLGQDSLQDYVSLGEVWLFAGTLEQAKNGQGGTMHSYWLWVLGSCSVIFLILVLILVKMHMYH; encoded by the exons ATGGGTGTTCTCGTGGG GATAACGTTAGTCCTGACGGTGTTTATCACCAACACGTGGACGCAACGCTCGCCGCCTCCAG GTCTCCTACAGAGTAGTTGCTTTGGACGTCTCTTCTGGATCCGGCTGGATGCCTCCTTCCTGCAGGACAAATCGTGGACTCTCGGGGTCACCG ATCCAACCGGCAAAGTCTATCCGCTCACCTCCCCGTTCGCAACCGAATGTGGCTACACTGTATCCGAGGATCCGTTTGGTAACGTTGTGTTGCGTGCCTCGGTGTTGGCATGCCTGGTAGTAAACGAG GGTGATGACCTGTTTAGGCTGACTGTGCAAATTTGGATTGCTGCAATTGGCCACATGGAAAGAGCATCAACTTACTTCCATACCATGACTTGCTCATATTTCCCATGGCAAGTGAGAGAAATCCTTTGTGAACAAAACTATATGGAG GTTTCAGTACAAAGAATAATACCAGGAATTGAAAATGACTATAATGAAGACTGGGTGGCAGCTGTTCCATTG GCCCAAGAAGCTGAAAACTCAGTTTGGCAAGTTGTATTCCACCTTCCTGAAGGAACTAAAACCATGACTGTGAATGAAACATTGGGGGCTCATTACAGAATTGATACAACAGTTTCTCGGCTATTATTGAGGGCACCCTATAATGCAACTGAAGCTGAGCAGTTAATG GTAGAAAACGTGCCAATATCCAGCATCCGATCAACCACATTCTACAAACAAGAATGGATGATCATCTTGATTGACACAGCTGTGGCCTGTCCTACGG ATGGCATTACCTTcactgagaataaaatcacctggAGAATTCCAAGAAGAATCCCTTCCCTTAGTTTCCCAGAAGAACAGTTCTATGATGATTCTATTGTTATGGGAGTCAACAATGTTGTCCTGAAACCGGATACAATAGCTGAGATGAATTATACATTATCATACAATGATACAAACATTGTTGTTACTATTCCCATTGGAGCAGAAGGTGGTTATTACAAG AGCCATATAGCTCATGGACAATATGGCATTTTGTACTACATAGAATTATTTGTAGAACATCAATGGAAGCTAACAAAGTACACAGTGATCCATCCAGTTGCCACACCCTTCATGCTTCAGCCACCAATTGTGACCAATA ataCCATTCCAGCAAAGCGAGTGTTCAATATTACTTTAGAAAGCTTCCTTCCTGATGTCGAGCTTGTAACTCTAACTGTAGGAACACAGATGGTCACAGTGGATCAGGCAGACCAAATGGGATTCAAAATCTATGAAACTATATTGCCTAACGACACTAAAGCCTACATATTGGAAGTTCCCTTTGAGAATGTAAATGTGAAGCAAGAG CATCTACATTCTGACATCAGACGCTACACACTGAATGTTATCTACACTTTCAACATCATTCCAGAAAATGAACTCTTTATCCAGGATGTTGAGATAATGTGTGAAGTGGCAGATATTG TATTGCCCAAGGCCACTGGATTCTGTGACAAAAAGACCATGTATCTACTAGTAACTCATGGGAACTTGGTGCATTACTGGCTTCCATTCATTGGTAAAATGCTGGTGACACCACAATCTGCACATGATTATGGGTACCTCATTGTGGATAATACAACCCATATTTTGTttggtgtccctctctctgcaatGGGTGTGATTTATGAG GAACTGAGCCTTCGTGGAATTGTAGCTCGGCTCAACCTGACACTGAAAGACAAAAGTACATTAAGGATTGAGATCCATTTCTCAGTATCCTGCAGTTTTCCTGCTGTAGATCTTGCAG TATGCTTTCCCAATGGAACCATGGTGGTCACTGCAGTTGTGGATACACTACCTGACCTAGATCCTAGTAAGTTGGTACTGAGGGATGGAAAATGTCAGCCAAGGGAATTTGATCACAATAAAGCCCTCTTCCAATTTCATGTTGACAGCTGTGGTACCACAAGAACA ATTAAAGGAAACTACTTGATCTATGAGAATGAAGTTTCATACCCAAGAGAGCTGATCCCTGTTGACTTCCCAGTGATAACCAGAGACCCAGATTATCG GTTAACTGTCTCTTGTCGGTACCAAATAAACAATACGTTGGCCCTTGGGTTTGTGAAGGGATACCAGAAAGGCACTGGTCACAATTCTACAGCCAATAGATTGCAAATAGTGAGGG GGCACAAGAAGCCAAGGCACACTTTGAACCTACATTCAAGGATTTACAAAA GTGCAGATTATTTGGATTTCTACAAAGATGATGAATACCCAGTGGTGGTGAATTGGACAGAATCCCTTTATTTTGAAGTTGAGCTACTAAACCACAAGGATCCTCAAATGGACTTATTGTTGGATCATTGCTGGATGACTACAACTCCTGATCACAACAGCCCACCAGAGTGGCATATTATTCAGGCTGG TTGTGAGAATAAAGAAGAGATGTTCGTGGCTGTCTTCCACCCAGTACCAAACCGTATCCAAGATTCCCAGCATCTGAAAAGATTTGAAGTAAAAACACTGAAACTGTCTCCTGCAGAACAAACAGTCTTGCCAAAGAAA GTATACTTTCACTGCAGTGTTGGGATTTGTGCTAATAAGCAACAAGCTACCAACTATTCTTGCAATGGGCAATGCATTCCTGGAAAACTAG GTCAGGATAGTCTCCAAGATTATGTATCTCTTGGAGAAGTGTGGCTTTTTGCTGGAACATTGGAACAAGCCAAGAATGGACAAG GTGGAACAATGCACTCTTAttggctgtgggtgctgggaagCTGTTCAGTAATCTTTTTAATTCTTGTACTAATTCTTGTGAAAATGCACATGTACCACtga
- the LOC137321753 gene encoding uncharacterized protein isoform X1 — protein MFHVRSTLSVFFFSRITLVLTVFITNTWTQRSPPPGLLQSSCFGRLFWIRLDASFLQDKSWTLGVTDPTGKVYPLTSPFATECGYTVSEDPFGNVVLRASVLACLVVNEGDDLFRLTVQIWIAAIGHMERASTYFHTMTCSYFPWQVREILCEQNYMEVSVQRIIPGIENDYNEDWVAAVPLAQEAENSVWQVVFHLPEGTKTMTVNETLGAHYRIDTTVSRLLLRAPYNATEAEQLMVENVPISSIRSTTFYKQEWMIILIDTAVACPTDGITFTENKITWRIPRRIPSLSFPEEQFYDDSIVMGVNNVVLKPDTIAEMNYTLSYNDTNIVVTIPIGAEGGYYKSHIAHGQYGILYYIELFVEHQWKLTKYTVIHPVATPFMLQPPIVTNNTIPAKRVFNITLESFLPDVELVTLTVGTQMVTVDQADQMGFKIYETILPNDTKAYILEVPFENVNVKQEHLHSDIRRYTLNVIYTFNIIPENELFIQDVEIMCEVADIVLPKATGFCDKKTMYLLVTHGNLVHYWLPFIGKMLVTPQSAHDYGYLIVDNTTHILFGVPLSAMGVIYEELSLRGIVARLNLTLKDKSTLRIEIHFSVSCSFPAVDLAVCFPNGTMVVTAVVDTLPDLDPSKLVLRDGKCQPREFDHNKALFQFHVDSCGTTRTIKGNYLIYENEVSYPRELIPVDFPVITRDPDYRLTVSCRYQINNTLALGFVKGYQKGTGHNSTANRLQIVRGHKKPRHTLNLHSRIYKSADYLDFYKDDEYPVVVNWTESLYFEVELLNHKDPQMDLLLDHCWMTTTPDHNSPPEWHIIQAGCENKEEMFVAVFHPVPNRIQDSQHLKRFEVKTLKLSPAEQTVLPKKVYFHCSVGICANKQQATNYSCNGQCIPGKLGQDSLQDYVSLGEVWLFAGTLEQAKNGQGGTMHSYWLWVLGSCSVIFLILVLILVKMHMYH, from the exons ATGTTTCATGTACGTTCCACGTTGAGTGTTTTTTTCTTTTCTAGGATAACGTTAGTCCTGACGGTGTTTATCACCAACACGTGGACGCAACGCTCGCCGCCTCCAG GTCTCCTACAGAGTAGTTGCTTTGGACGTCTCTTCTGGATCCGGCTGGATGCCTCCTTCCTGCAGGACAAATCGTGGACTCTCGGGGTCACCG ATCCAACCGGCAAAGTCTATCCGCTCACCTCCCCGTTCGCAACCGAATGTGGCTACACTGTATCCGAGGATCCGTTTGGTAACGTTGTGTTGCGTGCCTCGGTGTTGGCATGCCTGGTAGTAAACGAG GGTGATGACCTGTTTAGGCTGACTGTGCAAATTTGGATTGCTGCAATTGGCCACATGGAAAGAGCATCAACTTACTTCCATACCATGACTTGCTCATATTTCCCATGGCAAGTGAGAGAAATCCTTTGTGAACAAAACTATATGGAG GTTTCAGTACAAAGAATAATACCAGGAATTGAAAATGACTATAATGAAGACTGGGTGGCAGCTGTTCCATTG GCCCAAGAAGCTGAAAACTCAGTTTGGCAAGTTGTATTCCACCTTCCTGAAGGAACTAAAACCATGACTGTGAATGAAACATTGGGGGCTCATTACAGAATTGATACAACAGTTTCTCGGCTATTATTGAGGGCACCCTATAATGCAACTGAAGCTGAGCAGTTAATG GTAGAAAACGTGCCAATATCCAGCATCCGATCAACCACATTCTACAAACAAGAATGGATGATCATCTTGATTGACACAGCTGTGGCCTGTCCTACGG ATGGCATTACCTTcactgagaataaaatcacctggAGAATTCCAAGAAGAATCCCTTCCCTTAGTTTCCCAGAAGAACAGTTCTATGATGATTCTATTGTTATGGGAGTCAACAATGTTGTCCTGAAACCGGATACAATAGCTGAGATGAATTATACATTATCATACAATGATACAAACATTGTTGTTACTATTCCCATTGGAGCAGAAGGTGGTTATTACAAG AGCCATATAGCTCATGGACAATATGGCATTTTGTACTACATAGAATTATTTGTAGAACATCAATGGAAGCTAACAAAGTACACAGTGATCCATCCAGTTGCCACACCCTTCATGCTTCAGCCACCAATTGTGACCAATA ataCCATTCCAGCAAAGCGAGTGTTCAATATTACTTTAGAAAGCTTCCTTCCTGATGTCGAGCTTGTAACTCTAACTGTAGGAACACAGATGGTCACAGTGGATCAGGCAGACCAAATGGGATTCAAAATCTATGAAACTATATTGCCTAACGACACTAAAGCCTACATATTGGAAGTTCCCTTTGAGAATGTAAATGTGAAGCAAGAG CATCTACATTCTGACATCAGACGCTACACACTGAATGTTATCTACACTTTCAACATCATTCCAGAAAATGAACTCTTTATCCAGGATGTTGAGATAATGTGTGAAGTGGCAGATATTG TATTGCCCAAGGCCACTGGATTCTGTGACAAAAAGACCATGTATCTACTAGTAACTCATGGGAACTTGGTGCATTACTGGCTTCCATTCATTGGTAAAATGCTGGTGACACCACAATCTGCACATGATTATGGGTACCTCATTGTGGATAATACAACCCATATTTTGTttggtgtccctctctctgcaatGGGTGTGATTTATGAG GAACTGAGCCTTCGTGGAATTGTAGCTCGGCTCAACCTGACACTGAAAGACAAAAGTACATTAAGGATTGAGATCCATTTCTCAGTATCCTGCAGTTTTCCTGCTGTAGATCTTGCAG TATGCTTTCCCAATGGAACCATGGTGGTCACTGCAGTTGTGGATACACTACCTGACCTAGATCCTAGTAAGTTGGTACTGAGGGATGGAAAATGTCAGCCAAGGGAATTTGATCACAATAAAGCCCTCTTCCAATTTCATGTTGACAGCTGTGGTACCACAAGAACA ATTAAAGGAAACTACTTGATCTATGAGAATGAAGTTTCATACCCAAGAGAGCTGATCCCTGTTGACTTCCCAGTGATAACCAGAGACCCAGATTATCG GTTAACTGTCTCTTGTCGGTACCAAATAAACAATACGTTGGCCCTTGGGTTTGTGAAGGGATACCAGAAAGGCACTGGTCACAATTCTACAGCCAATAGATTGCAAATAGTGAGGG GGCACAAGAAGCCAAGGCACACTTTGAACCTACATTCAAGGATTTACAAAA GTGCAGATTATTTGGATTTCTACAAAGATGATGAATACCCAGTGGTGGTGAATTGGACAGAATCCCTTTATTTTGAAGTTGAGCTACTAAACCACAAGGATCCTCAAATGGACTTATTGTTGGATCATTGCTGGATGACTACAACTCCTGATCACAACAGCCCACCAGAGTGGCATATTATTCAGGCTGG TTGTGAGAATAAAGAAGAGATGTTCGTGGCTGTCTTCCACCCAGTACCAAACCGTATCCAAGATTCCCAGCATCTGAAAAGATTTGAAGTAAAAACACTGAAACTGTCTCCTGCAGAACAAACAGTCTTGCCAAAGAAA GTATACTTTCACTGCAGTGTTGGGATTTGTGCTAATAAGCAACAAGCTACCAACTATTCTTGCAATGGGCAATGCATTCCTGGAAAACTAG GTCAGGATAGTCTCCAAGATTATGTATCTCTTGGAGAAGTGTGGCTTTTTGCTGGAACATTGGAACAAGCCAAGAATGGACAAG GTGGAACAATGCACTCTTAttggctgtgggtgctgggaagCTGTTCAGTAATCTTTTTAATTCTTGTACTAATTCTTGTGAAAATGCACATGTACCACtga